From one Notolabrus celidotus isolate fNotCel1 chromosome 2, fNotCel1.pri, whole genome shotgun sequence genomic stretch:
- the amh gene encoding muellerian-inhibiting factor: MLFVDFSVCRSLMLCCTGMCVALIPLCKPTKTGDHPMTSTTETGDGLDVTNGAHTLSTKTSSGSTVSQPLPNLSPCFVDDVVAELCDSVGDNGELTNDTMTLFGICTGSENSSASLLTELAKETSRNQRKGLEVWHLSGELLSEGDETGSLKLTFDLPHSHLLKSNPVLLLDFESPLPGANLEVTFTSRALHPSTQTVCISGETQYIMLAGKESEGKVQRKWRISAETNPPVMKQRLRNIFIGGKSGSNFSMTPLLLFSRERRTETRSAHVSGSSMTSSFLCELRRFLGDVLPQSHPPSSSLQLESLQSLPPLTLGLSSSETLLAGLINSSALTIFSFSSWGSRFQVHHGELSLSPALLEELRQRLEQAMEQITTVIREEDVGHRAIEKLGRLKEHSAFPKTQPAAGESQYCAFLLLKALQTVARAYEVEKRLRATRAGRNNSMGNVCRLKSLTVSLERTLVGPNTANINNCHGSCAFPLVNTNNHAVLLNFHIESGNVDERAPCCVPVAYEHLEVVDMNQHGTYLSIKPDVVAKECGCR, from the exons ATGTTGTTTGTGGATTTCTCCGTCTGTCGATCGTTGATGCTTTGCTGTACCGGGATGTGCGTGGCTCTGATCCCTCTCTGTAAGCCCACAAAAACAG GAGATCACCCCATGACCAGCACAACAGAGACAGGAGACGGGTTAGATGTAACAAATGGAGCGCACACCTTATCAACAAAGACCTCATCAGGCTCCACAGTTTCACAACCCCTTCCTAACCTCTCACCATGCTTTGTGGACGATGTGGTTGCAGAGTTATGTGACAGTGTTGGTGACAATGGTGAACTCACAAACGACACCATGACTCTGTTTGGAATCTGCACAGGATCTGAAAATTCCTCAGCCTCACTTTTAACAGAGCTTGCCAAAGAAACCAGCAGAAACCAGAGAAAGGGCTTGGAGGTTTGGCATCTATCTGGAG agctctTGTCAGAGGGAGATGAGACAGGATCACTcaagctgacctttgacctcccacATTCTCATTTGCTGAAGTCAAACCCCGTGCTGCTCTTAGATTTTGAAAGTCCCCTTCCAGGAGCAAACCTGGAGGTTACTTTCACCAGCCGTGCACTGCATCCTAGCACACAG ACCGTGTGCATTTCAGGAGAAACACAATACATAATGCTGGCAGGAAAAGAATCAGAGGGCAAAGTCCAGCGTAAATGGAGGATTTCTGCTGAGACAAATCCCCCTGTTATGA AGCAAAGGTTAAGAAACATCTTTATTGGTGGAAAATCAGGAAGTAACTTCAGCATGACTCCACTTCTGCTTTTCTCAAGGGAAAGAAGAACTGAAACAAG ATCTGCACATGTTTCGGGTTCATCCAtgacctcctccttcctctgtgaGCTGAGGCGGTTCCTTGGTGATGTCCTGCCTCAGAGccaccctccctcctcttcccttcAGCTTGAATCCTTACAGTCCCTGCCTCCCCTGACCCTTGGCCTGTCCTCTAGTGAGACCCTGCTGGCAGGACTGATCAACTCCTCGGCCCTCAccatcttctccttctccagctgGGGCTCCAGGTTTCAGGTGCATCATGGAGAGTTGTCCCTGTCTCCTGCGCTGCTGGAGGAGCTCAGGCAGAGGTTGGAGCAGGCTATGGAGCAGATAACGACAGTGATAAGGGAGGAAGATGTGGGTCACAGAGCCATAGAGAAGCTGGGGAGGCTCAAAGAACACAGTGCATTCCCAAAGACacaacctgcagcag GAGAAAGCCAATACTGTGCGTTCCTGCTGCTGAAGGCTCTGCAGACAGTGGCCCGAGCGTATGAGGTGGAGAAGAGACTACGGGCCACCAGAGCTGGCCGCAACAACTCAATGGGCAACGTCTGTAGGCTGAAAAGCCTCACCGTGTCCCTTGAAAGAACTCTAGTGGGTCCAAACACTGCGAACATCAACAACTGCCATGGCTCCTGTGCCTTCCCCCTGGTCAACACCAACAACCACGCAGTTCTGCTCAACTTCCACATTGAGAGCGGGAATGTGGACGAGCGGGCGCCATGCTGTGTGCCAGTGGCCTACGAACACCTGGAGGTGGTCGACATGAACCAACATGGGACTTACCTCTCCATCAAACCAGATGTGGTGGCGAAGGAGTGTGGCTGCCGCTAA